The DNA segment CGATGATAAGGCTGTCGATTTGGCGAGACATGTAAGCTTGCTCCTTGGGTTCGTAAGCAAGCCTAGGCAGGGCAGGTATCAGTCATGTGCCGCTGCGCCGGCCAATTTGTTTCAATCGTTTCACGGCAAGCGAGCAGCATGGGATCATGAAGAAGCCCCGTCGGCACGGGCCGACGGGGCAGGAGGACGCTCGGGAGAGCGGGGGGTAGTTATGGAGATCAGGCGGTCTGGGCCGAAACAGTCACTGGCACGCCATTTGTAAGCACATCGAACACGGCAGAGCGCGCGACCGACTGATGGACGATCTTCTCGAGATCCTCGGCGCCGGTATCGCCCTTGATGCGTACCTGGATGTTGATACCCTCGAAGCCGTTGCGCACGGTGTTGTCGAGGCCTAGAATGCCGAGCAGGTCGATGTTGCCCTCGACCACGGTTTCAACCGATTCCAGCCTGACCTGGCGGATCGAGGCGATGTTACCGATGCCCGCGGTAATGCAGGCCGAGAGTGCGGCAAGCAGCATTTCAACGGGGGTTGCACCCTGATCCCTGCCGCAAAGAACGGCGGGGTGATCGCCGTGGATCATGTGCCCGTCATCCCGCTGTTGTTCGCCGCCGGCGCCTTGAAAATTGCCCATGCGGGCTTGGCTGTGGGTGCCCGAAATCCAGTTGCCCTCTGCGCGGAAGGAGAACCTGGCGAGTTCCCGCTGGCCGTCGACGGCACCGAGAGTGGCGAGGAATGCGGGGACATCGACGCCGTTCATGGCGACCTTGGCGGGCTTTTCGAGAGTGGCAGTGGTCATGGTCAAAGGTCCTTGTCTGAGGTGTTTGTGGAAAGGTGAACTTGCTCCGGCGAACGCTTTTCGTTCGTGGCATGCAGGCAAGATTGCGTCCGGGCTGTTTCAATCCGATGCCGCAAGACAGGCGTTCGCGTTTCAATTGTTTCGTTCTTGCCACCAGGCTGCGAATTCGATATTTCTATAGTTCTCGAATCATCGGAGAATGCAGTGCAAGCCGAAATCGTGATCCGCGCACTTTCTGCCCTGGCCCAGGAGCATCGCCTGGCGGCCTTCAGGCTGTTGGTGCAGGCCGGTGAGGAAGGCATTGCCGCTGGTGCGCTTGCGGAAAAACTCGAGGTGCCGGCTTCCTCGATGAGCTTTCACCTTGCTCAACTGGCCAATGCCGGGCTTGTCAGCCAGAGGCGTGAAAGTCGCTCGATCATCTATTCGGCAGACTATTCGGCGATGAACGGCCTGATGGAATATCTCACGGAAAACTGCTGCGGCGGCATTCCCTGCGGTCAGGAAACAACCTGCAATAGCGAAGCGAAGAGGAGGACGGCCTGATGAAGCGTTTTCACGTTCACGTCGGTGTCAGCGACATCGATCGCTCGATCGTCTTTTACAGCAGCTTATTCGGTAGCGCGCCGACAGTGACGAAGCCCGACTACGCGAAGTGGATGCTCGAGGATCCTTGCATCAACTTTGCCATTTCGCATCGCGACGGCGCGGCAAAGGGGATCGAGCATGTCGGCATGCAAGTCGAGGACAGGGCGGAACTTGCCGCGGTCCAGGGGCGGCTTGAGGCGGCGGACGGTCCTGTCCTCGATGAAGGCGCGACGACTTGCTGTTATGCGCGGTCGGAAAAGAGCTGGATTGCAGATCCCGATGGCGTCGTCTGGGAAGCCTTCCTCACCGATGGCGACAGCACGACATATGGCGGTTCGCCCGATCTGGGCGGTCTCGTTTCCGGCAAGGCGGACCAGAGCGCTTGCTGCGTCCCGCAGGTTGTTGCCGCGTCTGCCTCGTCCCCATCTTGCTGCTAGAGGGTGTCATGAGCCACACACCACTGAATGTGCTGTTCCTTTGCACCGGTAATTCGGCACGCTCAATCCTCGCCGAAGCTATCCTCAACCACGAAGGCAAGGAGCATTTCCGGGCTTATAGCGCGGGCAGTCAGCCGGTGGGCACGGTCAATCCATGGGCGATCCATACGCTGGAAACGCTCGGGTATCCGGTCGAGGGCTATCGCTCCAAGAGCTGGAACGAGTTCATCGACGGACCGGAGTTCGATCTGGTGTTCACCGTTTGTGACAACGCTGCTGCGGAAAGCTGCCCGGTCTGGCCCGGCAGGCCGATAACCGCGCATTGGGGCATCCCCGATCCGGCCGCGGTCCAGGGGCACGATGCCGAAAAGGCCGCGGCATTTCTGGAAGCCTACCGCATGCTCAAGCGGCGCATCGACCTGCTGCTTGCACTGCCGATTGCCAGTCTTGAAAAGATGGCTCTGCACGAGACTCTTCATGCCATAGGCCGGGACGCCGATCACCAATGAGTGAAAGCGCAGCGGTAGCAGAGGCCCGTGCGGCGGGACTGGGCCTGTTCGAGAAATGGTTGTCGGTCTGGGTCGGCGGGGCCATCGTCGGCGGTATTCTGCTGGGGAATACGGCACCGCGCCTGTTCGCCGCGCTTGCCTCGTTCGAATATGCGTCTGTCAATCTCGTCGTTGCGGTCCTGATCTGGGCGATGATCTTTCCGATGATGGTCGCGGTGGATTTTTCCGCGGTGCGCCGCGTGGGAGAGAAGCCCAAGGGCCTGGTCATCACCCTCGCGGTGAACTGGATGATCAAGCCGTTCACCATGGCAGCGCTTGGTGTGCTGTTCTTTGAATTCGCCTTCGCCCGGTTGCTGGAACCCAGCGATGCCCAGCAGTACATAGCCGGCCTGATCCTGCTCGGCGCCGCGCCGTGTACGGCAATGGTTTTCGTCTGGTCTCAGCTGACCAAGGGTGACCCTGCCTATACGCTGGTACAGGTTGCGGTGAACGACCTTGTCATGATCGTGGCTTTCGCGCCGATCGTGGCGCTGCTGCTGGGCGTGACCGATATCGTCGTGCCATGGAACACGCTTCTGCTTTCCGTGGCACTCTATGTCGTGGTGCCACTCGCCGCCGGAGCGTGGGTTCGCCATCGCCTGCTGGTAACGCATGGTGGCGACGAAGGTGCCGTCAGCGAGTTCACCGGACGGTTGAAGCCGCTCTCGATCCTTGGTCTATTGCTGACCGTCCTGCTCCTGTTCGGCTTCCAGGCGCAGACGATCCTGTCCCGCCCCCTGCTGATCGTCCTGATCGCGACGCCGATCGTGATACAGAGCTACGGGATATTCTTCATTGCCTACGGCACTGCGAAGCTCTGGAAAGTCCCGCATGCGGTGGCTGCCCCTTGCGCGCTGATCGGCACGTCGAACTTCTTTGAACTTGCCGTGGCCGTTGCCATCGGCCTGTTCGGCCTTGGCAGCGGAGCGGCTCTTGCAACAGTGGTCGGGGTGCTGGTGGAAGTACCGGTCATGCTTTCGCTGGTCGCCTTCGCCAACCGGACCCGTGCCAGCTTCGCAGTGGCATAGCGAGTGCGCGAGGTTCTGCGAGCTATCACATAGGTGGCACGGCGCCATCGCTTGTGACAAGACCGCTCGCCCGTCCAAATGGCGTAAACGGAGTCGAAGGCGGCGGCCGGATCGTCGTGCCGCCAGCCAATTTGCGGGCAGATCGGCGGGAGAGACAGCGCAGCGGCTGCATGTTTCGAGGACGATGGTTAGGAAGGCGATTGAGGCCTAGGACCACAAGTTCAGCTATCATTCCCGGCATAGCCGAAGCCCATCGCCATCCCGAGCTGCGTGGTCACACCATCGCTGATGTGGTCGAGGATGAGAAGCCCGCGTTCATGCACATGCCGACGTTCCCGTTCTAGGGTTTCCACGCTTTCACTGCCTCGGTATCCAGGACGTTGCTGTCGCGGTTCGATTACAACAGGTACTCGGTTGCGTTGCGGGTAGTAGGGCATCCGGTCGAAGTCCATGCCTATGCCGACCTTCCCGGAAGATCGACTCCCAGGCTCAATGCTACGTGCTCGTCGAGACCCGCTGCGAGCACGACAATCATACGCACGACCATCGGCGGATGGCCGTTGGAACGGGGAGCGAATTGTCAGTTTCGCCAAACAAAAAGGTGCCATGCGAGCTAACTGCAGGTTAATGATCGCCGTTCTACATTTCGTGCAACATCGGGGGATGTGGGATGGACCAGCGCGAATACGAACGCTTTGTAGTTGAGCGGAAGATTGAATGCTTTGTCGACGATAGGCGTCATGAGGTTTCCCTCTACGACCTTTGTTCTGGCGGGTGCATGATCGAGGCTTTGCGAGTTCCGCTCAAGGTCGAGACCATGGTCGAACTCAAGCTCAACCATTTCATTGAGGTGAACGGCCAGATTGTCTGGAAGGCTGGGGCGAGCGCTGGCGTGCGCTTCGGCCAAAAACTTCATGAAGCGGCTGTCAGGTATCTGGGCTTTACGCCGCGACACCAGACTTTCGAGGCTTTGGCCCCGCGCGACCGGTTTGGACGAATGCTGCCGCCATTGCCGCAAATGGGATCGGGATATTGATGTCGTAGCTCCGACGCCCGAACATCGTTGCGGGGGTACTGCACCGATGGCGGAGCGCCAAGGCGCTGGGATAGAATCAGGGGCGATCTCAACTGCAATCTGCAATGCCGCAGTGCAAGGGCATCAGCAAGAGGCGACCGGCAATGTGGGCTATTGTCACCTCTTACCCATGCAGCGCCGCACTCTTCGAATGAACTTCACGGCATCGTTTGCGTCACATCGGCATTTCCAGTTGAATTCATCACCTTATGTTTAAACACATAACTTTATGCTGGCTCAATTTAATAATGACCTGAACCAAAACTCACAATTTCTTCATAATTCACGGCCAAATTTTCACAGACGATTCGGGAGATTATCCATGGATGAGCGTGAGCACGAGCGTTTCATCATTGATCGTGAAGTCGAATGCTTTGTTGGTGAGAGACGGCATGAGGTCTTTGTCTACGATCTTTCTGCCGGGGGCTGCATGATCGAGGCGCCCCATCTTGAACTTGAGGGTGGAACGCTCATTCATCTACGTCTGAACCATTTCATTGAAGCGCAAGGCAAGATTGTCTGGCTCGCAAAGGGGTGCGCTGGGGTGCGTTTCGATTGGAAGCTTGCTGATGTCGAGGTCCAACATCTGGGCTTCACGCCGCGCCAGGACCCCTTCGAGACCATTGCGCCTTGCGACCGGCTTGGGAGGCCACTGCCCGCATACCAACAATATTGAGCCTGGAGCGTGCAGATGCTGCACTCGCCTCTTTGTCCAAAGTTCAAAGGCCAAGAGGATCTTCACCAGGGGAAAAAGCAAAGAGGTCCGCGTCTGCGAAACCGTGACCAAATGATGGGTTGATCCCTTGAGCGACGCGATGCTGACAGTCACCGGTGAACTTATCCAATAGTCGAAGCGCTGACCTTTAAATCCGCACCGTCACGTCGCACTTGCAGCAATGGGTGTTCGCAAGTCGCCCGCGCACCGACGCCGATCCCGGTGCCCGTTCGCGCGCCGATTGACAACCATCAGTAAGCGCGCATCGGTATCTCCGGTGATATGCCGCTGAAGGTCGACGAACTTCTTGCCGGCGTTGGACCCGCGCTTTCCTGCGCCTGGTGCCTTAACGGAATCATTTATCGATCACTGCCGTGCTCGGGCTCGCTTACTGCCGCTTGCACTCTCGGGTTAACATCGTCCGATGTCCTGGATCGTTTCGATTGGAAGCCCATGTGCCGGTTGACGAAACGAGTCATAGATCGTCTGCCAAATTCCAGAATGAATTGTTCCTTCCAAGACCAATTGATTGTTGCGCTCATGTTCTTTGCAAGACAGTATGCCAACGCGGGAATGATTCTTTTGGGAGCATGCGCAGATATCATCTGCGCGGGGGGAGGAATTGGTGCCGCTATATAAGTTAATCTTGCTTGAGACTGGCAGCAGCCCAGAAGACGTCATCACGTTCGAGGCTGCAGATTCGGTTGCTGCGCTAGTTCATGCGCACAAGGAAAGTCCCAATAGATCCGCCGAATTGTGGTGCGGGGGAAATAGGCTCTGCCAACTTCGACGCAAGCCAGTGTCTGAAGAGGACCTCTGGGCTGTCTTGAGCACGATTGCCTGATTACTCCATCGATAAAGAAAGCGGCCCGAGTTCGGGTCGCCTTCCCGAAGGCTTCGCCCTGCGGAAATGAAATGGACGAGCCTTCTGGTTTCGATGAAATCGAAACTTGTTACCTAAACGCACAAAACTACCACTTTGTTCCCAAGTTAATGACAAACCACAAGAAATGCTGCACTGCACAATTTTGTTGTGCAGTGCAGCACGATTGCATATATGGAATCAGATCCAAGGCTTGGCAAAGCCGACATAGCGAGAGGAATTCTTGAATGGCGCGAGTGGCAATCGTCACGGGTGGAACACGCGGAATTGGCAAGGCAATCGCACTCAGGCTGAAGGAAAGAGGCCTGACTGTGGTCGCCAGTTATGCGGGCAATGAAGCCGCAGCCCAGACTTTCACAAAGGAGACGGACATCCCGGCATTCAAGTGGGATGTGGGAGACCATGATGCTTGTCTCGAAGGTTGCGCGCGCGTTGAAGCCGAAGTCGGCCCGATTGATATTTTGGTGAACAACGCAGGAATAACCCGCGACGGTACGCTCCACAGAATGAGCTGGGATGATTGGAGCGAAGTCATCCGGATCAATCTGGGCGGTTGCTTCAACATGGCCAAGGCGACATTTCCGGGTATGCGAGAGCGGCGCTGGGGGCGCGTGATCAATATTGGTTCAGTCAATGGTCAGGCCGGACAATATGGCCAGGTCAATTATGCTGCCGCCAAATCTGGCATTCACGGCTTCACAAAGGCGCTCGCCCAGGAAGGGGCGAAGTTTGGTGTAACAGCCAATGCAATTGCGCCTGGATATGTCGATACGGACATGGTCGCAGCCGTCCCCGATACGGTGCTGGAGAAGATCGTCTCCAACATTCCCGTCGGACGCTTGGGCCACGCAGACGAAATTGCCCGTGGGGTCGCCTTTCTTGCCTCAGATAACGCTGCCTTCATCACTGGCTCGACCTTGTCGATCAACGGCGGTCAGCACATGTACTGAGCCCCAGGCCGCTGCGCTTGGGCATGCATACTCATCGAGCGGCGACGATGCTGCAGTGCAGCAATCGACATGACTTTCGGCCTCGATTCAACTGATCGCGAGGCAGGCGAGTCGAATGATTGCGCGGTGCACACGAAGGCCCAAATTTTACTACGGAGAGAGAAAAAATGGATTCTATGACTAAGACGAATGCCGAGAAGATTCCGTTCGACGCAATCAACGACAAGGCAAAGATTGCCATCCAAAAAGGGGCGTCAGCGTTTGGGGCTTACGGCGAATTAGCGAAGGCAAACGTCAGCGCGTTTTTCGAGGCGGGAAAGATCTTTGCCGAAGGCCTGCAGAAGCTTGGAACCTCTTACTCTGAAGACAATCGAGCCAGCTTCGAAAATCTTTCCGAAGGTCTAAAGAGCATGGCCGCTGCCACGTCTCCGGCAGAATTCTACAAGCTGCAGAGTGAGTTCTTGCGCCGTAACGTCGAAGCTGCGATCGCGCGTGGCTCGAAAAGCAATGATGCTCTTGTGAAACTGACCAAGGCAGCAGCCGCCCCTCTTGCAAAACAGGTTGATTTGAATATGCAAACCATTCAGAAGATTGCATAAGCGTTCAATCCAAGAAGAAATATAGATCTCCCCCGGATTTGCTTGGCAACGTAGCCGCGCAGATCCGGGGTATTCTTCTATTCTGAATGCCACCTCAACTCTGTAACCGCGCACTCGTTGGATGTGCGGCAATCCTTTGAGCAGGCCCTAGATCCATTCCGCAATGGGAAGCGAAGAAGGCAACTTTGTCATCCCGCTTGGGTCGTTCACGCCCGCCCATCGATAAATCAATGCAGGCCAGGTTCTATGGCCCCAGGCACTTGCCTTGAAGGGCCGAAATGTCCCAATGCAGATAGGGGTATCTCTCGGGAGGCGGAGCTCGATCACGTGATCGGGTTGTGGATCCTCACCCGGGACGACTTTTCCGATTTTCGCGCCGACGCCCCGGAAATGAGGATTGGCGACGCGGTTGTGCAGACGATCTGCCTGGAGCCGATGATCTTCGACGTGCCTCCACTCATCGCCTTTTGCTCGATCTGGACGCAATTGCCGCTCGGAGACGAGATTGCAACCGGGACTCCTGTTGGCGCCAGCGCGTTTAGGCAGTCGCCGATTTGGCCGAAGGCTGGCAATACCGTCGCCGTCACCGCCAAGGGCCTGGGATCTTCGGGAAATTCCGTTATCGCTGAACGCTGAGGCCCGCTTCCTGAGCGCAAGCGCCGTGCGGTGATGCATAATTGCCGGATGCCGCACATTCAGGCTGGGCGTAAGTTCTGCCGCCATCTGGACACGCGGCGCCTTGGTATCGTCGTCGCGTTTACCGTCGGACGAATAGCCGTCGTGCTGATCAAGATTGCCGAATACCCGAAAGGCTCTGTTCTCGCACAGTAGTACTTTGACCTCGGTTTCAAGAATTCTGACATCGCAATGGCCATCTGAGTGCCAAGATACCCTAAAAAACGCCAGGGTCCGGCTTCGCAGGAATGACGTCGCGAAATTACCGATGCCGCCAAGAAGAATACCGTGCTTGCAGTTCCGATATTGGCGATGCTCAACGCCAGGGCGAGGTATGTTGGCTGTTCAGAGCGCACGATAGAAGGCTGTGCCCGATACAACGGCAACTGGAATTTGCCGCGTTCGGCAGGTCTTCCATCTTGCGTTGCGCTTTAGCGATGACGCCTTGCGTGAAGAGGTAATCGGAGCGCCTCACAATACCTGCGGAGATACTTGAATTGCGCTTCGATTCACGACGTGGCGGCGTTGCACTCTTCGATCAGGGAGGTTAGGCTAACGTTTTGGACCAGAACATTTTATGATATGTTCGGACATGAATGATAAGCAATCGCGCGTGAAGGCCTGTGCTGAACGATCGGAGCGTCGAATCGTAAGGGCAATTCCAGCATCGTGATCAAGGCAAACGGGAGCATTCACAATCATGCAAAAAAGTCGTGCCGGTTCTCGTAGGGCCGCCACAAGAGCGCGCATCGAGCGAGCCGCGTTCACCTTGTTCGATCAGGTCGGCTTTGAGGCCACGACGATCGACGATATCGCCGATGCCGCTGCAATCGGGCGACGCACCTTCTTTAGCTACTTCGCGTCAAAGAATGACCTGCCATGGGCCGGTTTCGACGTCACGCTTGCCCAGTTGCGACAATCGCTTGCCACTGTCTCCACCGATTGGCCGGTAATGGACGGCATCAAGAAGGCAATCATCGAATATCATATGATTACACCCGCCGAGCAGGAGATGCACCGCCGGCGCGTCCACCTCATATCCAAGGTGCCTGCTTTGCAGGCGCATTCCACTTTGCGATATGCTGAATGGCGTGAAATCGTCGCGGAGTTTGCCGCCAGGAAAGTCGGTGAACCGGTCGATTCGCTTATACCGCGAACCATCGCCCATGCCAGCCTTGCGGTCATCCTCGCTGCCTATGAACAGTGGATGCAAACCATTGACTCAGATCTCGTCTCGCTGCTCGAAACCGGAATGGATGGATTGGCCGAGGTCTTTGCCCAGAAGCTGGAAAGTAAGTTCGAGGGAAGTCCCATCCCGACAAAAAAACGCGTTTCACGTTCCGCTCGCGGTTAGCATTACATTGGCAGATTTGGGCTTGTGGACTATGCAAGGCTGCACCCCGAAACGGGGCAGATACTTGGCGTTTAGTGGGACACCTGGTCAGGGATAGCTTGGCTGAATGCTGGCAGCCACGATTTGGCGGCGGGGGGCGCCGTATCCCTTCCTTGCCCCGCTGCGACGAGGCGGCAAGATTGCCGCTAGGCACAGGCAATCGATGTAATGGGCGTATATCGGTAGAACCCGATCCGTAATCGGCGCCAGCTGATATTTGAGTGAATTGACAGCCGGCACGTCGGAGAGATACTATTTCCGGTCTCGGTTGGAGCGGCGATCACATGCCAGCCATGCATAATCGCCGGGCATATGCTGCGTTGTCATGCTTCTGATGCGTCGCGGAGATCCATGGGCGCTGGACGCCGCTCATTCCTTACCGGATCTTGAGGCCAGGATCTTCCGCGCGAATGCTTCGAACGTGGTTGGCGGGCGTCCGAGCAGCCATTCCAGGACGTTGGAATTACCGATGAAATCGTACTTTGAATACCATGCACTGATTGATTCAAAAACATCGAGATGGTCACGCCACTTGGCGTTCAATTCGACGAGTCCGTAGTTCTTCTTCATGAACTCTTCAGGCGTTTGTTCTTCCAGGCTAATGGCTTTGCCCATGACCCGTGATAGAATTGTCGCGATTTCGTGCGGAGAGAGCTTATCCGGCCCAGCCAATTCATAGTTTGCGAAATAATGTTTGGACCCTTCGGTCAGGACCTTGGCGGCGACATCGGTAAGATCGTCAATATCGATAAAGGAGCCTCGCCGATCGGGCCTGACACTCCAGAACATTGGCAACACCCCCGTGCGCCACGGAAAGTCGACGTAGTGTTCGACGACCATGTAATCACATGGTCGCAGAACGGTGCAACTAAGCCCTGACTCAAAGAGTTTTTCTTCTATATCCCGTTTCCAGCGGTGCTGGATGATGTCGATGATGGTGTGATAAACCGAACTCATCACGACGTGCCGCGTTCCGTTCCGCTTTGCGGCCTCGATCATTGCGAACCCATATTCCTTCTCGCGCGCGATCCCAGACGGCCCCACATGATACACCGCGTCACATCCTTCGAGCGCCCTCGTATAGGTATCAACGTCGGTGAGATCGCCGACGAAAACTTCCTGTGCGCCGAGCGCCAGCAGTTCATCATCTTTGTCGGCGGACACCCGAACAGCGCGGACGCTATGCCCTAGGGCGCTTAGTTTGGGCAGTAGAAGTGAGCCTTGTAGGCCGGCGGCCGCGGTAAGTAGAATCTTCATTCGTTCTCCTCTTCGCCCCAAATCCGGCATCAGGGTTATATTGCCGCGATCAATATCCGGGTGACGGACCGGCAAATGTTCGAATGTTGTAAGATATTAACGTATCGACTTGCGTGATGGAAAAAAGGGTTGGGTAGGTCAGTCAAAATAGATCTACCCAACCCATTTATTTAGAAGCGGACACCTGCGCGAACGCCATAGGTACGTGGCGCATTCGTCGTGACTGAGATCAGCGAAGACGATGCAGAATTTACTGCGTTCACCTTGTATCGATCATCTTCAATATTCCGAACGTAGGCCGCAATAAACCAACTGGAGTCAACCGGCTCGAACTGCAGCTGTGCATTCGACTGCCATGTGGAATCCTGTTTCATTCCAGAAATATAATCATAGCCGACCCATCGGCTGCTCCGGTACTGCGTGTCGGCGGAAGCGACAATTTGATAAGAACCCAACGGGATAGTCTGAGAAATGTTGGCGTTGAAAGTCCATCGGGGTGAGTTGAACGAGGGCTTTCCAGAGCAGTCTATCGAATAGACAGGATTGCCGCCGGAATTCACACCCAAGGTGGTGGGACAGCCGACGAACGGTGCAGCAGGGCCCGCCACTGCCTGGTCGTATTTGAAGCGATCGTATTCGGCGTGAAGATATTGTATGTTCGCGCCAATGCGCGTTGTGCGTGTCGCCGCAACCTGCGCATCCACTTCGAAGCCGTAGGATGTCGATTTGCCGACGTTCTGAACGAAGAAGTTGGTGGTACCAGTCCCGTCGACGCCAACTGCGGCAATCTGCTGATCCCTATACTTCCAGACAAATCCCTCGACGTTCAACTGTAGCCTGTTTCCCCAGAAGCGGTTCTTACTTCCGATGGTATACGCGGTAATCTTCTCAGGCTGGAATGATTCGAAGCCAATCACAGGTTGCAGCCCACCCACGCGGAAACCTGTTTCCACAGTAGCGTAAAGCAGCGATTGCGGACCAGCGTCGAATTCCACGCCTGCCCGCCAGGTAAAGCTGTCCTTCTTGACCGAATTGTTGATCGCGGTCACCGGAGAGCGGATTATCAGGACATTGGGCTGCGGAACGCCATTCCCATCGATGTATGGCACGATACCACCGGGCCCCTGGGGCGGCAAGTTGCTGATGCCAAGTAGCGACGCGTCTGGAACCAGATTAAAGAGTGGCGCGTTCAAACAGGGCGTGGGCAACGTGGTGCAGGCTATCACCACAGTATCGCTAAAAGAGTTGTCAGACGACTTTCTGTCATGCGTAAATCGTCCGCCAGCAACCACCCTGAACGTGTCCGTTACGTTCGCAGTAATGCGGGCGAAGGCAGCGAGCGATTCCGTTTTGAGATGGTAAACTGTATAGGCATACAAAGTTTGCTGATTGGACACGTACAGCTCATCTTGGGTTTCGTGATAATAAATTCCACCCAGAGTGTAATCAAAAATTCCTACCCTATCTCCGGCAAATCTTGCTTCAATCGAGTAGTGTTCATCCTGAGTATTGTTGTAATTCTGAAATGGTAAGGTGCTGGTATTGGCCTCTTGCTCCGATTTTCGCCATGATGGAATGATGGTAAGCTCACCTGCGCCGGTTCTCAGATTTATCTCGGCGTTCACTCCGTAATGGTCATTGTTGATGAACTGCTTCGCCTCAAGGTCATTCAGAAAGCGGCCTGCCGGCACGACGAAGAACTGGCGCCGATAAGCCTGCGATCGCGGATCAAGGAGCCCAATAGACGGATCAAGTAGACTGGGGGTTTCCGTATAGCCGGCCCCGTTAAACTGATAGCTTTCCAGATAGGTCGCGCCAGGCCCCCGTCCCCGGATGGCGGAGTAGTCGGCAGCCAGTCGCACGGTGAGATCAGGTCCGATCTCCTGCATGATCTGGAAACGAACAGCCTTCAGGTCCTGGTCGGATGTCCCATCCGTCAGATACCCATCACGCGTTGACAGGTTCCCTGAGATGCGTACCGCCCCATCGTCGCCTGTCGGCAAGTTCAGCGCTCCCTCCAGGGTCACCGAATTGTAATTGCCGTAGCTGCCGTTAACAAATGCGCTCGTTTCACTTAGTTTCGGCTTGACCGGAAGAATATTGATGGCGCCGCCGGTCGCATTTCGTCCATACAGCGTTCCTTGAGGCCCCTTCAGCACCTCGATCCGCTCGAGATCATAAAAGAACCCGGTCGTGGCGGATGTCCGCGGGATGTAAACGTTATCGTAGTTGAACGCGATGGCTGAATCGAAGGTCGAATTGAGGGTGAAGTTCCCGACACCGCGAAGGAACAGGCTCATGGAGGAACCGCCGGTACTGGCGATCGTAAGGGCGGGAACCAGGCGCGTGAGATTGTCGGGACTTACGACGCCAGCCTTACGTAGCGTATCCGGACTCACGACTGCGATAGGAACGGCTGCCTTCTGAACGTTCTCTGTTATCCGCTGAGCAGTAACAATGATCTCGTCAAGTCGTGCTTTATCATCTTGCTGCGGAGCACTCTGCGCGTTGCTGACTGGACCGTCCTGCGCAGCAGCGAGCGCAGGATTGAACATGACCGGGCTAGCGATAACCGAGGCCAGAATTGCAAACCGGCAAGTGCTATTCCTTAATGAATAGATCTTCATAACATCCTCCCCTATTTAGACATTTCTATATCTGCATTCCTTATTATTCAATTGGTCCGTCCTAATATTGCAAAGCTAGGTTGTTTCTAGGAAGGCACTCCGAGTACAAAGATCCCAATTATACTTGCGCAGACGATTAACAGCCAGGCATCAGTTGCGATGCGGAGGGCAAT comes from the Novosphingobium pentaromativorans US6-1 genome and includes:
- a CDS encoding OsmC family protein, which translates into the protein MTTATLEKPAKVAMNGVDVPAFLATLGAVDGQRELARFSFRAEGNWISGTHSQARMGNFQGAGGEQQRDDGHMIHGDHPAVLCGRDQGATPVEMLLAALSACITAGIGNIASIRQVRLESVETVVEGNIDLLGILGLDNTVRNGFEGINIQVRIKGDTGAEDLEKIVHQSVARSAVFDVLTNGVPVTVSAQTA
- a CDS encoding ArsR/SmtB family transcription factor; this encodes MQAEIVIRALSALAQEHRLAAFRLLVQAGEEGIAAGALAEKLEVPASSMSFHLAQLANAGLVSQRRESRSIIYSADYSAMNGLMEYLTENCCGGIPCGQETTCNSEAKRRTA
- a CDS encoding ArsI/CadI family heavy metal resistance metalloenzyme → MKRFHVHVGVSDIDRSIVFYSSLFGSAPTVTKPDYAKWMLEDPCINFAISHRDGAAKGIEHVGMQVEDRAELAAVQGRLEAADGPVLDEGATTCCYARSEKSWIADPDGVVWEAFLTDGDSTTYGGSPDLGGLVSGKADQSACCVPQVVAASASSPSCC
- a CDS encoding arsenate reductase ArsC, with product MSHTPLNVLFLCTGNSARSILAEAILNHEGKEHFRAYSAGSQPVGTVNPWAIHTLETLGYPVEGYRSKSWNEFIDGPEFDLVFTVCDNAAAESCPVWPGRPITAHWGIPDPAAVQGHDAEKAAAFLEAYRMLKRRIDLLLALPIASLEKMALHETLHAIGRDADHQ
- the arsB gene encoding ACR3 family arsenite efflux transporter, with amino-acid sequence MSESAAVAEARAAGLGLFEKWLSVWVGGAIVGGILLGNTAPRLFAALASFEYASVNLVVAVLIWAMIFPMMVAVDFSAVRRVGEKPKGLVITLAVNWMIKPFTMAALGVLFFEFAFARLLEPSDAQQYIAGLILLGAAPCTAMVFVWSQLTKGDPAYTLVQVAVNDLVMIVAFAPIVALLLGVTDIVVPWNTLLLSVALYVVVPLAAGAWVRHRLLVTHGGDEGAVSEFTGRLKPLSILGLLLTVLLLFGFQAQTILSRPLLIVLIATPIVIQSYGIFFIAYGTAKLWKVPHAVAAPCALIGTSNFFELAVAVAIGLFGLGSGAALATVVGVLVEVPVMLSLVAFANRTRASFAVA
- a CDS encoding PilZ domain-containing protein; translated protein: MDQREYERFVVERKIECFVDDRRHEVSLYDLCSGGCMIEALRVPLKVETMVELKLNHFIEVNGQIVWKAGASAGVRFGQKLHEAAVRYLGFTPRHQTFEALAPRDRFGRMLPPLPQMGSGY
- a CDS encoding PilZ domain-containing protein; this translates as MDEREHERFIIDREVECFVGERRHEVFVYDLSAGGCMIEAPHLELEGGTLIHLRLNHFIEAQGKIVWLAKGCAGVRFDWKLADVEVQHLGFTPRQDPFETIAPCDRLGRPLPAYQQY
- the phbB gene encoding acetoacetyl-CoA reductase, with amino-acid sequence MARVAIVTGGTRGIGKAIALRLKERGLTVVASYAGNEAAAQTFTKETDIPAFKWDVGDHDACLEGCARVEAEVGPIDILVNNAGITRDGTLHRMSWDDWSEVIRINLGGCFNMAKATFPGMRERRWGRVINIGSVNGQAGQYGQVNYAAAKSGIHGFTKALAQEGAKFGVTANAIAPGYVDTDMVAAVPDTVLEKIVSNIPVGRLGHADEIARGVAFLASDNAAFITGSTLSINGGQHMY
- a CDS encoding phasin family protein yields the protein MDSMTKTNAEKIPFDAINDKAKIAIQKGASAFGAYGELAKANVSAFFEAGKIFAEGLQKLGTSYSEDNRASFENLSEGLKSMAAATSPAEFYKLQSEFLRRNVEAAIARGSKSNDALVKLTKAAAAPLAKQVDLNMQTIQKIA
- a CDS encoding fumarylacetoacetate hydrolase family protein; the protein is MIGLWILTRDDFSDFRADAPEMRIGDAVVQTICLEPMIFDVPPLIAFCSIWTQLPLGDEIATGTPVGASAFRQSPIWPKAGNTVAVTAKGLGSSGNSVIAER